The nucleotide window ATGGACATCATGCCACCGTCAACAATGAGGACAAGAATGAGTAATACTTTTATCCTGTTGCAATGCACAGGCCTTTTTgctaataataataataataataataataataataataataataataagggAACGAGAGCACGTGAGCTCTCCCGTGAAACTGGGGGTAGAAGTAGCCAGCTGCACGGCATTGCTAGATCGTCGTGTGACTCACGTACTGTACACTCGGATCTCGAGAAGATAGGCGCCTGAAGCCTGATCGGTTCTGCTGATCCAGACCAATCCTAAAGTACTCCCTTTGTTCCGAATTACTCGCTGTAGAAATAGATATATCTAGAtatattttagttttagatataTCCATGTCTACGATGAGTAATTTAAAACGTAgggagtaacaagtaacaaggcCTCGAAGCTTGAACGTACACGCATGCATTTCACAGTCTAGCAAGCGTGGCAGTGAAGAAGACGACGTAGGGATAGCTGGGACCTGAGGTGATCGTTACGAACGAAGCCCTCGTCCTTTGTCGCCATTTCGCGTCGTCTTGCGGGTAGTGAGCTGCGCCCATGCCTTGCCCTGACCCACGTACGTCCGTGCAGGCATGCAGCGCACCCGGTGCACAAAGCAGAACAAAATGTTCTTGCATGTACGGTGGAGCACCGGAGTTGCGACACCACTGTCCACTGGCTGCGCGCAACGCCTCTTTGCATCCGGAAATACGTTATACTCTATTTCCGGCCGTGCTGCTCCGGCGACACAAGGACAAGACGGAGCACTCCGGCGATCGACGTGTGCGCATCGATGGAGAGAAAATAAGTCATTTTCAATTTTCCATCTAGCAACAAGGGTCATTTTTATCTCTCGCTATCCTGCAGCTATGAAGCCACGCTATCGTACCCATCTTGCGCCTGTAGAACCATAAGGCCACGTCCCCCCGAGACCGGAACCAAAGGAATCATACGACAGAGAAATATGCTCCACGAGAATCTGTCGGCAGCAGCATCGTGCCGGCGGAATAGCTGAATCCGCCCTCGCCTCTGTCGCCGCAAGTCGTCGGCGCGCTGTTCCACGGCTAGTGTCTATGCGGAATAGGGGTAGCATACGGCTGGGGACGACCTGGTCCCTGAATTAGCCCAAAATCGCTATGCAATGCCACCGGTGCCTGAAAGTCCCTGAAATTCATTGGCAAGTttggcctcgtgggcccactgTCCAGTTGTCCCTGCTCTACTCACCTGGCCTGGTGTACTGATTATGGGGAGACTCCGGTTGGATGGACGCAAGTCCAACCCACGTACTCCTACCGTAGATTCACATTACTGAAGCACTCCTTCCTTTCACAAATATAAGAAGTTTTAGATATTTCAATATGACTACACATGTACTGAAATGGACGAACGAACACACTACTCATGTGATTTTCCTCTTATTAGGTTTGAACATTGTAATAAAAAACAATTATGGCGTGTGATTTTTCTCTTATTAGGTTTGAACATTGTAATAGAGAAGCAAATAAGATCGCTCATGAACTTGCTTCTTAATGTACAGGCAAACTCAACTGTGGAAGAAATCCTAAATGTGTCGCTTGATGTTTCAAAATGCGGAAGAAATCCTGAATAATTCTAAAACCAGAAATTATCTAGCAAATTTATGCACGATGCAATGCTTCATAATGTGCAAACAACTCAACCGCATTTTTTCAAACCCATTATTACACAAGAAGTATCCGCAAATATAGATTTCTAAAAATGCAGTGATCCAATTACATATTTTAATTTCTAGGGTTGCAAAAACTCATAATGAGCAACTACCtaacaaatactccctccgtttcgaattattcgtcgcagaaatggatgtatctagatgtattttagttctaaatacatccatttttacgacgagtaatttgaaacggagggagtaaaaaGCAACTCAAAAAGTAATACTACGTGGGATATAAATAATCAGAATCCTTACTAGTACACAACTTATTTAACTTTGGTACAAATGCATACTAGTTTGCAATCATTCCAATAGTTAAGAATACATGGTCtgcgaaccaacctgtggttggatggttagagggactgtggtatcACCAGctcaccagggttcaaatcctgatgctcgcatttatttcaggatttccggcgatgcacATTCAGTGataggagacgttcccgtcgacgacgaggtgcctacggtgactttgtaaatttcaagatgatatgccggcgtAGTCTTTTGGAGATGCTCATAGGGATATGGTGTGCGTGTGTGCATttatagggatgagtgtatgcgcgtgtatatgagcgcttgtgtctatACTGATGTTTAAGAAAACATGGCCTACACCTATGCAATATCTTGGATTGGTGGCTTTGtgatagcaatcatgatgttttTCCCCTTCAAGGTTTGCGCAAAACAACATGTGTTGCACGAAATAGAGGACCAGCAATCTTTTGATTCTAGAGAGGCTGGCCAACAATATGTCATGTCATGCAAGTGTAGGACCTCCTCTACATTCCGTGAAACGGTCTCCTTTTTAAGAAGTAATACTCCTAAGGCACTACCAACAGATGAATAAGTTCTTTTTTATTGTTTGTATCATCTCCTGGTCGGTTTGTGTTGGTTTTAACGGTTTGTTCAACTGTGAAACGGTAGGGAGGTCCTGCGGTGGTAAGGAAGTCGTGCAGGTCTGAAATACTACAGGATACGCCAAGGCAGGGAGCAAGCAGACAGCGTGATGGAGAGCGTAGTGCATATACCCCACCTAAATAAACGCCGGGTACACCCAACCCAGTTATGTCTTCCTTGTCCAGAGTTCATGAATCAGACAAGATTGCAGGTCTCCTCTTCTTGAGTCTATCATTGCGCGACGTAGTACAACAATTAAGCTCCGTCATGGGTAGATCGGCGCAGAGGCATACAAGCACGCGACACTCAAGTTGAAAGGTAAGAAAAATACAGTGCAGTAGCTCTGGAAAAGGAAGCAGAAGAATGAAATGCATCATGGAAATTGTTTGCCTACGGTACAGAAGAAAATTCAGACAGCCTCATGTCAGCACGAGCTTGCTGTTAGTGACGATGGAAAAGAAGATAAGGCCTTCTCGTCCGAGACGAGAAGAGAAGCGAACCCTAGTGGCCTGTCAAATGCCATTAGTGTAGCGTCCTGTGTATAACAACTGACACACGAGCCTAACAGGACGTTGATCGGTCTCGTCCTGATCCGAACGCCGGACTAACCACATGCAGCTAGCTAGCTGGGATCGAGTCTGGGACCCGAGTACCTGACGGATTATTACGAGCCCCTATCCTTTTCCTCTGTCGCGCTAGTGGTGTTCTAGGCAGTGCCCGTGCCCTGTGACTTCTTTGTCACGTTGCATGAATGTACAGCAGCGTAGTCCTATCACTATCAGTTTCCACCCGAGTGACTGATTGACAAGGCAAAGGTATATCACTGAGTAACAGCTGCTGGCTTCGCTTGTCAGGCAAAAGGCACAAATTTAACCTTGGATCGAAACTATTTTACAAACTAAACTATTCTTGAAAGTATTTCACCCGGCTGATCTTTAATGTGCAGCGCCTGACAGCAAGGCGCCGCACTCTACTGTGCAACGCCTAACACTTACACGTCACACTGTGCAGCGCTTAGCTTTAAGGAGTTGCACTATACTGTGCAGCGCCTAGCTCTAAGGAGTTGCACAGTAGAGTGCAGCGCCTTGTTGTCGGGCGCTACACAAAAGGATCAGCAGTGTGAAATATTTTCAAAAGCAGTTTAGTTTATGAAATACTTTCGCTTTGAGGTCAAATTTGTCAAATTTGTCCGCTTGTCAAGCCTCAGGATAAGTTGAGCACACAGTAAGCGTACCGGGAACAAACAATTTACCCAAGCCGTTGCAAAGAAGTGGAACAGAGAGCAACAAACACATGAAGAACAAACACATGATTCAAAAAAAAAcatgaagaagaacaagatgaggCATATATTACACACCAAGTGAGCGTGAGCGTGAGCGTGACAAAGACGTGGCTACATTTCACATTATACTCCACACCAGTCCTTATTTATCATACAATACAGACGCCCCCATCTTCCCTTTCTCCGGCGGTCGACGTATACACGGACGGACCAATGCTAGCTTGCTGGGTGGACATATGGGGCTACATGGAGCACTCGGCGGGGACGCCCTTGGCGACCCGCTTGGGGTCGGTGCAGTAGTTGTAGATCATGTAGTTGCTCTGCACCCACCGCATCCGCTGCTGCCGCGTCAGGTCCAGCTCCTGGTTGTACCACTCGCCCGCCGCGCCGGTGCCGGGGGCGACCTCCGTGCCCACGCTGGCGCCGCAGTGCGGCTTGCCGTCTGCGGTCACCACGCACGCGTCGGCCTTGAAGCCGCGGTAGGAGGCGGAGAACGGTGCGTGGGACCAGTCCGTCTTGACGCGGCCGCCCTGCGTGGCCCAGTCGTCGGCGTTCCAGAGGCTGGAGTAGAGGCGCATCGGCTGGTTCTTGGGGAAGGCGATCCCCTTTCCCTCAAGGTTCTTGAAGTCTCTGATCGGCATGTCGTCCACCATTAAGCTGCATTATTCACACCACCAAATCGATGGGTCAGTCCATGTACCTACATGGCCGGCGTTGAGCAATGGCGATGAACCAGCTTACATGATGTGCTTGGGGTTCCAGAGGATGGAGTAGGTGTGGAAGTCGTTGGTGGGATCGAACCAGAGGCGGAACTGCTGCTCCCGCTGGCCCTGCCCCTGCGTGAACACGTTGGTGTGCAGCGTGTAGGGCTCGCCGGTGACGTTGCCCAGGAACTCGAAGTCGATCTCGTCGTGCGTCGGACCCTGCGACGACAGCTGCACATTCACacacaccaaaccaaaccaagTTAGGCAACCCTGTCATTGGATCAAGACGGAGAAGCAGAGGAATGAATGAGTATTGGCTTAATTACGTAGTAGGCGGTGACGGTGCCGGCGGAGTTGCCGGGGACGAGCTTGAGCTGCATGTCGATCTTGCCGAATTATTTGGTAGGAGCAATAGTATGTTTCTTTTTTGCCAAATTCCCCATAGGGATCAAAAAATACGGACGGGAACGTATGGCTCTCGGGTGTAACTACACCTGAGTTTTTTTAAAACATAGTAATTTgtaaaaaagtaaaaaaaaactGAAACTTTTGGGGAACAAAATACTAAATTTATTGTTGCACTCGTATAAAAACTTTCACGAAGAAATGGATGTCATGTTGTTGCTAAAACTTTCATGAATATAGTATCAACTAAGACTTTGTTAAATCCCAGTCGATTGAGATTTAGCAAATTCTGAACAAAGGACGTAAGAGGAGGTAATATATTGCACAAGAATTGAACCACCGGTTACTTTACACATTTCCCATTACCAATCCTTATTGATGGATTTCGGTTTATACATACACCCCATCTTTCCTATCTCCGGCCGTCTTCCTCCGGCGATCAACGGATATGCAGGCCAATGCTAGCAGCTGCCGGATATATAGCTCGATGGACATGGGGACTACATGGAGCACTCGGCGGGGACGCCCGTGGCGACGCGCTTGGGGTCAGTGCAGTAGTTGTAGATCATGTAATTGCTCTGCACCCAACGCATGCGCTCCTGCCGCGTCAGATCCAGCTCCTGGTTGTACCAGTCGCCGGCCGCGGCTGCGCCACCAATGCCTGGGGCCGCGTCTGTGCCGACGCTGGCGCCGCAGCGCGGCTTGCCGCCCGCGGTCACCACGCACGCGTCGGCCTTGAAGCCGCGGTACGAGGCGGAGAACGGGGCATGGGACCAGTCCGTCTTGACGCCGGCCGCCCTGCGTGGCCCAGTCGTCGGCGTTCCAGAGGCTGGAGTAGAGGCGCATCGGCTGGTTCTTGGGGAAGGCGATCCCCTTTCCCTCAAGGTTCTTGAAGTCTCTGATCGGCATGTCGTCCACCATTAAGCTGCATTATTCACACCACCAAATCGATGGGTCAGTCCATGTACCTACATGGCCGGCGTTGAGCAATGGCGATGAACCAGCTTACATGATGTGCTTGGGGTTCCAGAGGATGGAGTAGGTGTGGAAGTCGTTGGTGGGATCGAACCAGAGGCGGAACTGCTGCTCCCGCTGGCCCTGCCCCTGCGTGAACACGTTGGTGTGCAGCGTGTAGGGCTCGCCGGTGACGTTGCCCAGGAACTCGAAGTCGATCTCGTCGTGCGTCGGACCCTGCGACGACAGCTGCACATTCACacacaccaaaccaaaccaagTTAGGCAACCCTGTCATTGGATCAAGACGGAGAAGCAGAGGAATGAATGAGTATTGGCTTAATTACGTAGTAGGCGGTGACGGTGCCGGCGGAGTTGCCGGGGACGAGCTTGAGCTGCATGTCGATCTTGCCGAAGAGGTACTCGTGCCTGGACTGGAACCCGGAGCCGGAGACCTTGTCCAGCCCCAGCGTCAGGAGCTGGCCGTTGTTGAGGATCTTCCCTCGCCCGTCACCCCAGGTGACGTCGAACTCCTTgtcgaagctcgccgccgccaggGCACAAGAGGCGGCAAGCAGGATCGCCAGCACCGACACCGCCATGCGAGCCATGCGTTCCGTGCTACCAAAAGTACGCTCACTCAACTAGGGACTAGCTAGCTAGAAGAaggttgaggaggaggagaaaGCTGGATGGAAgctttgtgtttgtgtgagtggaACGAGCAGGGcatggggggtttatatagggaTTTGGAGATGAGCGTGGCGTGCccgatggatggatggatggttCTGCGAACTGGCCGGAGAGGAGTGTAATGCGTGTGAGTTGGCGccagaggagaggagaggagaggagacaGAGCAGGCAGGCCGGCTCTGTAGACTGTAGCTGCCAATTTTCTGATGGAAAATGAGACGCCCGACTGCCCCGACATGGCGACGCCATGGGCTCTCACGTACAGCAACGAGCCATTAAGAATCGATCGAGACGTATAGCAAAGTTCTAGCGGCAATGCAACAGCTCTTGATATTATTTTCTTAAAAAGAACGAAAAATGGGTCGCTTGGATCTGTATCTACAGCCTTTGAGATGGTTTGTGTTTTGTACACAAATGGCACTAAAAAAGACAAGGAACTACATAATGTGTGAATAAATGAATAAGTAGGGATGGATGGACGATCAATTCTTCTCcacctttttcttcttcttcaagaGTGTGAAGATTCCTCGTATGTTACATTTGTTTGTCTTTCGGGCGACTAAGCGCGCTCTTCTCCGGCTGCTCGCCGCTGGTACGGCGGCTACGATCCATGGACCAGGGACAACGGTCCCTTTGGTGAGCCTTCCCCGTCCGGTGGCGCTGCGGGGCAAGTGGGCTGCCGGGGATCAGACCGGGTGGCTAGCGATTCACCTGCGGGTTGGTGCCGCACCTTGCTGCCCCGGCGGCCAATGACGCCAAGCTGCTCTTTTTTCCAACTCATGTTGTGTGCACTCCTTCTTATCGGACATGGTCGTGCATGCTGCTAGCCGGTTACCAGGTTGGGACGGAGCGGGAGATGGGGATCTAGATTGGGGTAATTTTCAGGTCAGCTCCTGCCAGCCGTGACAGCAACGACACCCAAGGGTGCTGGTTTTTCTTCGCGGAGACGGTGTTTAGGTCCGCCCTACCTTTTCCCGCCTCATGGTCTCTCGGATGAAAACTCTAAAGCGGCGATGACGCTCTTAGCGTCGTGTCCTTCTTGAGGGCGTCGTCATGAGAGCTATGTGGCAGtgggtgatgaagctatgtacctagggaagggtcatggacctgtcctaccTACCCTACCcgaggacatctctagaagaaatcacctttcaatcgacttaaaggtgttccactcgacagactcgaagacactcgacagactcgaagacactcgaccaagaagtaATCACTCGatcaagatccaaccactcgacggccaggagacctaaagtcactccgcacactaacggtcggtcattaaatagctttttatggtcatcatagcactttattactagcgttaccagtaacgcctcgccttaatgaacattgaacccttgataacgtgggctggccgggggcctggcgcactctatataagccaccccccctccgagacaagggttcgcacctctgtaactcat belongs to Triticum urartu cultivar G1812 chromosome 7, Tu2.1, whole genome shotgun sequence and includes:
- the LOC125521481 gene encoding probable xyloglucan endotransglucosylase/hydrolase protein 23 — translated: MQLKLVPGNSAGTVTAYYLSSQGPTHDEIDFEFLGNVTGEPYTLHTNVFTQGQGQREQQFRLWFDPTNDFHTYSILWNPKHIILMVDDMPIRDFKNLEGKGIAFPKNQPMRLYSSLWNADDWATQGGRVKTDWSHAPFSASYRGFKADACVVTADGKPHCGASVGTEVAPGTGAAGEWYNQELDLTRQQRMRWVQSNYMIYNYCTDPKRVAKGVPAECSM